A window from Aquabacterium sp. NJ1 encodes these proteins:
- a CDS encoding lytic murein transglycosylase: MPSRLSRLNTPALTWAPWLILAALSGCASGPAPNASPRATSPAASAQPASSAEPGATLQTKATDTTSTDERFAQWIANFRDTARAAGIDEATLHAGLDGVRLRPRAVEQDRTQPEFTRALWDYLDAIISPQRIAAGQQKLAQFQQEADAASTRYGVPGPILMAVWGLESNYGSNYGDVPVFDALATLGFEGRREAWARSELLAALKILQRHDIEKDRMIGSWAGAMGQTQFMPSSYLAYAVDADGDGRRDIWGSMADVLASTANFLARSGWRADEAWGAEVQLPAGFDPARADPGLRQTSAQWAEEGVRTMDDTPLPTLADAAILQPAGVRGPAFLVGRNYRTILRYNNSTSYALTVCLLAQRIAGGASVQASWPRDLRALSRSEVQALQTALNRKGFESGKPDGQIGPATRSALQQYQRSIGLPADGFPTADLLTRLQQAP; encoded by the coding sequence ATGCCATCCAGGCTTTCTCGCCTCAACACCCCAGCGCTCACATGGGCCCCATGGTTGATCCTGGCCGCGCTCTCCGGCTGTGCATCCGGCCCGGCCCCAAACGCATCCCCCCGCGCCACCAGTCCCGCGGCATCCGCCCAGCCCGCATCGTCTGCTGAACCCGGCGCCACCCTGCAGACCAAGGCCACCGACACCACGTCGACAGACGAGCGTTTCGCGCAATGGATCGCGAACTTCCGCGACACCGCGCGCGCAGCCGGTATCGACGAGGCCACGCTGCACGCAGGGCTTGATGGCGTGCGCCTGCGCCCACGCGCGGTCGAGCAGGACCGTACCCAGCCGGAATTCACACGTGCCTTGTGGGACTACCTGGATGCCATCATCTCGCCGCAACGCATTGCAGCAGGCCAGCAAAAGCTGGCGCAATTCCAGCAAGAGGCCGATGCGGCCAGCACGCGCTATGGCGTCCCCGGGCCCATCCTGATGGCGGTGTGGGGCCTGGAAAGCAATTACGGCAGCAACTACGGCGATGTGCCCGTCTTCGATGCCTTGGCCACCCTGGGCTTCGAGGGGCGACGCGAGGCCTGGGCGCGCAGCGAGCTGCTGGCCGCGCTCAAGATCCTGCAACGCCATGACATCGAGAAGGACCGCATGATCGGCTCCTGGGCCGGTGCCATGGGGCAGACCCAGTTCATGCCTTCGTCCTACCTGGCGTATGCCGTGGATGCCGATGGCGACGGGCGCCGCGACATCTGGGGCAGCATGGCCGATGTGCTGGCCTCCACCGCCAACTTCCTGGCACGCTCAGGCTGGCGCGCCGATGAAGCCTGGGGCGCCGAAGTCCAACTGCCGGCGGGCTTCGACCCGGCCCGTGCCGATCCAGGGCTGCGCCAAACCTCGGCGCAATGGGCTGAGGAAGGGGTGCGCACCATGGACGACACCCCCCTGCCCACCCTGGCCGATGCAGCCATCCTGCAACCTGCAGGCGTACGTGGCCCGGCCTTCCTGGTCGGACGCAACTACCGCACCATCCTGCGCTACAACAACTCGACGAGCTATGCGCTCACGGTGTGCCTGCTGGCGCAACGCATTGCGGGTGGCGCTTCAGTTCAAGCGAGCTGGCCACGAGACCTGCGCGCGCTCAGCCGCAGCGAGGTCCAGGCCCTGCAAACCGCTCTGAATCGCAAAGGCTTCGAGAGCGGCAAGCCGGATGGCCAGATAGGCCCGGCCACGCGCAGTGCCCTGCAGCAATACCAGCGCAGCATCGGGCTGCCTGCCGACGGTTTCCCGACCGCCGACCTGCTCACGCGTTTGCAACAGGCGCCCTGA
- a CDS encoding helix-turn-helix transcriptional regulator yields the protein MDKVFKALADPTRRQLLDLLHADNGQTLTALCEHMAMTRQAVTQHLQLLEQAQLVAVVWQGREKLHYLNPVPLHEIYERWIGKFERSRLSALHALKQKLEGDEDEQT from the coding sequence ATCGACAAAGTTTTCAAGGCGCTGGCAGACCCGACACGCCGCCAACTGCTGGACCTGCTGCACGCCGACAACGGCCAGACGCTCACCGCCTTGTGCGAACACATGGCCATGACGCGCCAGGCCGTGACCCAGCACCTGCAACTGCTGGAGCAGGCGCAGCTCGTTGCGGTTGTCTGGCAGGGGCGGGAAAAGCTGCACTACCTCAACCCGGTGCCCCTGCACGAGATCTACGAGCGCTGGATCGGCAAGTTCGAACGCAGCCGCCTGAGCGCGCTGCATGCCCTCAAACAGAAACTCGAAGGTGATGAAGATGAGCAAACCTAG
- a CDS encoding SRPBCC family protein — translation MSKPSFVYVTYIATTPEKVWRALVDTDVTRQYWADPIGNCAPHVNVSDWKAGSPWAHQRADETGAIDMVGKVLESRPPQRLVITWARPAEVDDERKHSRVTFDIAAHGNQLVCLTVTHEDLEHDPQMLAGISGGWPKVLSNLKSLLETGHALPRVALAA, via the coding sequence ATGAGCAAACCTAGCTTCGTGTACGTGACCTACATCGCCACCACGCCCGAGAAGGTGTGGCGGGCCTTGGTCGACACCGACGTGACGCGCCAGTACTGGGCGGACCCGATCGGCAACTGCGCCCCTCATGTCAACGTGTCGGACTGGAAAGCCGGCTCGCCGTGGGCGCATCAACGCGCCGACGAGACAGGCGCCATCGACATGGTCGGCAAGGTATTGGAAAGCCGGCCGCCCCAACGCCTGGTGATCACCTGGGCCAGGCCCGCCGAGGTGGATGACGAACGCAAGCATTCGCGCGTCACGTTCGACATTGCCGCGCATGGCAACCAGCTCGTCTGCCTGACCGTCACCCATGAGGATCTGGAACACGACCCGCAGATGCTGGCCGGCATTTCGGGTGGCTGGCCCAAGGTGCTGTCCAACCTCAAGTCCCTGCTGGAGACAGGGCATGCGTTACCACGGGTTGCATTGGCAGCCTGA
- a CDS encoding YciI family protein gives MSYMLLIIEPVGQRAMRTEAEGREAYAVMQRFAEGLATQGKLKAVESLASQAQAVRISHAGGKPQTLDGPFAEAKEMIGGFFLLQNVTREEAIAAAHACPAAQWATVEVRALAPCFDESHA, from the coding sequence ATGTCCTACATGCTGCTGATCATCGAACCCGTGGGCCAACGCGCCATGCGCACCGAGGCCGAAGGCCGTGAGGCTTATGCCGTGATGCAGCGCTTCGCCGAAGGGCTGGCCACGCAAGGCAAGCTCAAGGCCGTGGAGTCGCTGGCCTCCCAGGCCCAGGCCGTGCGCATCAGCCATGCCGGTGGCAAACCACAAACGCTGGACGGCCCCTTTGCGGAGGCCAAGGAAATGATCGGCGGCTTCTTCCTGCTGCAGAACGTCACCCGCGAGGAAGCCATCGCGGCGGCGCATGCATGCCCTGCGGCCCAGTGGGCCACCGTGGAGGTACGTGCCCTCGCCCCCTGCTTTGACGAGAGCCACGCATGA
- a CDS encoding VOC family protein, with product MTTPSVPMCPVVHFEMPYRDRDRAARFYAEAFGWQCQKLGPEMGDYLLVTTAPPGTRPGLPPQAPVGAINGGLFPFKPDVPMQYPAVVMGVDDIRAAMSRVKAAGGEVMGEPMTIPGVGDYVSFVDTEGNRNSIIQPLMPA from the coding sequence ATGACGACCCCCAGCGTTCCCATGTGCCCCGTGGTGCACTTCGAGATGCCCTACCGCGACCGTGATCGCGCGGCCCGTTTCTACGCCGAAGCCTTCGGCTGGCAATGCCAGAAGCTGGGCCCCGAGATGGGCGACTACCTGCTGGTCACCACCGCGCCACCGGGCACACGCCCCGGCCTGCCGCCGCAGGCCCCCGTGGGCGCCATCAACGGCGGCCTGTTCCCATTCAAGCCGGACGTCCCCATGCAGTACCCGGCGGTCGTCATGGGCGTGGACGACATCCGCGCGGCCATGAGCCGCGTCAAGGCAGCAGGCGGCGAAGTGATGGGCGAACCCATGACCATTCCCGGCGTGGGCGACTACGTGTCTTTCGTGGACACCGAGGGCAACCGCAACAGCATCATCCAACCCCTGATGCCCGCTTGA
- a CDS encoding YciI family protein, with product MRFMIIVKSCPEFEAEVQPDPDPEVMAAMAKYHEELAKAGVLLDGTGLKPSRTGWRIHYGKEGRRVVDGPFAEAKELIAGYTLIQVRSREEALEWSRRFPNPVREGAEAIVEVRELFELEDFTPSEALDKFKAMDAMNKHA from the coding sequence ATGCGATTCATGATCATCGTGAAGTCCTGCCCCGAGTTTGAAGCCGAGGTGCAACCCGATCCGGACCCCGAGGTGATGGCCGCCATGGCCAAGTACCACGAGGAACTGGCCAAGGCCGGCGTGCTACTGGACGGCACCGGCCTCAAGCCGAGCCGCACCGGCTGGCGCATCCACTATGGCAAGGAAGGTCGCCGCGTGGTGGACGGCCCGTTTGCCGAAGCCAAAGAACTGATCGCGGGCTACACGCTCATTCAGGTTCGCTCGCGCGAAGAGGCCCTGGAATGGAGCCGGCGCTTTCCCAACCCCGTACGCGAAGGCGCCGAGGCCATCGTCGAAGTGCGCGAGTTGTTCGAGCTGGAAGACTTCACCCCCAGCGAGGCACTCGACAAGTTCAAGGCCATGGACGCCATGAACAAGCACGCCTGA
- a CDS encoding VOC family protein — protein sequence MLRQIFVNLPIKDMARSQAFFKALGLKFNPRFTNEQGASLEIAENIYAMLLVEPFFQGFTKLPLCDARKATEVLIALSCDSREEVEDMVRKAVAAGGTTPNEPKDYGFMYQHGFADLDGHQWEVFYMNMDAAPAQM from the coding sequence ATGCTCAGACAGATTTTCGTCAACCTGCCCATCAAGGACATGGCCCGCTCGCAAGCCTTCTTCAAGGCGCTCGGCCTGAAGTTCAACCCGCGCTTCACCAATGAACAAGGCGCCAGCCTGGAAATCGCCGAAAACATTTACGCCATGCTGCTGGTCGAGCCCTTCTTCCAGGGCTTCACCAAACTGCCCTTGTGCGACGCCAGGAAGGCCACCGAGGTGCTGATCGCCTTGTCATGCGACAGCCGCGAGGAGGTCGAGGACATGGTGCGCAAGGCCGTGGCCGCTGGGGGCACCACGCCCAACGAGCCGAAGGACTACGGCTTCATGTACCAGCACGGCTTTGCCGATCTGGACGGGCACCAGTGGGAGGTGTTCTACATGAACATGGACGCCGCCCCGGCGCAGATGTAA
- a CDS encoding RNA polymerase sigma factor, producing MHSQVHDTIAAVWRIESARIVATVARRVHDLGVAEELAQDALVAALERWPLDGLPDNPAAWLMTTARNRALDHLRHRQMAEAKHENLARDLDALEALTVPDFVDALDEARQDDIGDDLLRLIFTACHPILSTEARTALTLKLLGGLSTHEIARAYLVPEPTVAQRIVRAKRSLSEASVPFEVPRGPALPERLPAVLEVVYLIFNEGYTATSGADWMRPALCDEALRLGRMLAELAPDLAEVHGLVALMEVQASRLAARVDAQGQAILLADQNRARWDHLLIRRGLAALARAQALQQAIGSYRLQAEIAACHARAPSAPATDWARIAALYAQLMQVAPSPVVELNRAVAVSMAQGPAAGLTVIEPLLADKALRRYHWLPAVQGDLLHKLGRVDEARAAFSRAAELASNERERAVLLARAQSAL from the coding sequence ATGCACTCCCAGGTCCACGACACCATCGCCGCGGTGTGGCGCATTGAATCGGCACGCATCGTGGCCACGGTGGCGCGGCGCGTGCACGACCTGGGCGTGGCCGAAGAGCTGGCGCAGGACGCCCTGGTCGCGGCGCTGGAGCGCTGGCCGCTGGATGGCCTGCCCGACAACCCGGCCGCGTGGCTGATGACCACGGCCCGCAACCGCGCGCTCGACCACCTTCGCCACCGGCAGATGGCCGAGGCGAAGCACGAGAACCTGGCCCGAGACCTCGATGCACTGGAGGCCCTGACCGTGCCCGACTTCGTGGATGCGCTGGACGAGGCCCGGCAGGACGACATCGGCGACGACCTGCTGCGCCTGATCTTCACGGCCTGCCACCCGATCTTGTCCACCGAGGCGCGAACGGCCTTGACGCTCAAGCTGCTGGGCGGCCTGAGCACGCACGAGATCGCCCGCGCCTACCTCGTGCCCGAGCCCACGGTGGCCCAGCGCATCGTGCGGGCCAAGCGCAGCCTGAGCGAAGCCAGCGTGCCGTTCGAAGTCCCTCGCGGGCCTGCCCTGCCCGAGCGCCTGCCCGCCGTGCTGGAGGTGGTCTACCTGATCTTTAACGAGGGCTACACCGCCACCAGCGGCGCCGACTGGATGCGCCCGGCCCTGTGCGACGAAGCCTTGCGCCTGGGCCGCATGCTGGCCGAACTGGCGCCTGATCTGGCCGAGGTGCACGGCCTGGTCGCGCTGATGGAGGTCCAGGCCTCGCGCCTGGCCGCCCGCGTGGACGCACAAGGCCAGGCCATCTTGCTGGCAGACCAGAACCGCGCGCGCTGGGACCACCTGCTGATCCGCCGGGGCCTGGCGGCGCTGGCACGTGCGCAAGCCTTGCAGCAAGCCATTGGCAGCTATCGCCTGCAGGCGGAGATTGCGGCCTGCCATGCCCGCGCCCCCAGCGCCCCCGCCACCGACTGGGCGCGCATTGCGGCGCTGTATGCCCAACTCATGCAGGTGGCGCCCTCGCCGGTCGTGGAGCTCAATCGCGCGGTGGCCGTCAGCATGGCGCAAGGCCCAGCTGCAGGCTTGACCGTGATCGAGCCCCTGCTGGCAGACAAGGCACTGCGGCGCTACCACTGGCTGCCCGCCGTGCAAGGCGACCTGCTGCACAAGCTGGGCCGTGTGGACGAGGCACGTGCTGCCTTTTCGCGTGCCGCTGAACTGGCGAGCAACGAGCGCGAGCGGGCTGTGCTGCTGGCGCGGGCGCAGTCGGCGTTGTGA
- the queG gene encoding tRNA epoxyqueuosine(34) reductase QueG, with protein sequence MASLRQWATELGFSQIGVADVDLSSAEAPLMDWLARGFHGEMHYMASHGLKRARPAELVPGTVRVITARMDYLPASLPPLPGEWQRIEWDRLHRPTAAAVSMYARGRDYHKVLRARLQKLADKLAELIGPFGHRVFTDSAPVLEVELASRSGLGWRGKHTLLLSREAGSAFFLGEIFVDIALPLTEAETAHCGSCQACIDVCPTQAIVGERLVDARRCISYLTIEQAGPIPPELRPLMGNRIYGCDDCQLICPWNKFARRAVLPDFDVRPALANPDLLQLWSWDEATFLRLTEGSPIRRIGFASWQRNIAVAMGNALRGQLDGAVRVAMRDALSAWLSTPPAGTDAALVGEHVEWALAQAPTA encoded by the coding sequence ATGGCGAGCTTGCGCCAATGGGCGACAGAACTGGGATTTTCTCAGATTGGCGTAGCTGATGTGGATTTGTCAAGTGCCGAGGCCCCTTTGATGGACTGGCTGGCGCGCGGTTTCCACGGCGAGATGCACTACATGGCCAGCCATGGATTGAAGCGGGCCAGGCCTGCGGAGCTGGTTCCGGGCACGGTGCGGGTCATCACGGCGCGCATGGATTATTTGCCTGCGAGCCTGCCGCCACTGCCTGGCGAATGGCAGCGCATCGAATGGGATCGGCTCCATCGGCCCACGGCCGCGGCCGTGTCCATGTATGCCCGAGGACGGGATTATCACAAGGTGTTGCGGGCCCGGCTGCAGAAGCTGGCCGACAAACTGGCCGAGCTGATCGGGCCTTTCGGGCACCGCGTGTTCACCGACTCCGCACCCGTGCTGGAGGTGGAGCTGGCCAGCCGCAGTGGCCTGGGCTGGCGGGGCAAGCACACGCTGCTGCTGTCTCGCGAGGCCGGGTCGGCGTTCTTTCTGGGCGAGATATTTGTGGACATTGCCTTGCCGTTGACCGAGGCCGAAACCGCGCACTGCGGCTCCTGTCAGGCCTGCATCGATGTCTGCCCGACGCAAGCCATCGTGGGTGAGCGCCTGGTGGATGCGCGCCGTTGCATTTCTTACCTCACGATCGAACAAGCCGGGCCAATCCCGCCTGAGCTGCGCCCCCTGATGGGCAACCGCATCTACGGTTGTGATGACTGCCAGCTGATCTGCCCCTGGAACAAGTTCGCCCGCCGCGCCGTGCTGCCTGATTTCGATGTGCGGCCTGCGCTGGCCAACCCTGATCTGCTGCAGCTGTGGTCGTGGGATGAGGCCACCTTCCTGCGCCTGACGGAGGGCAGCCCGATCCGGCGCATCGGTTTTGCAAGCTGGCAGCGCAACATCGCGGTGGCGATGGGCAATGCCTTGCGGGGCCAGCTGGATGGGGCTGTGCGCGTGGCGATGCGGGATGCGTTGAGCGCGTGGTTGAGCACACCGCCAGCAGGGACGGATGCGGCGCTGGTTGGCGAGCACGTTGAGTGGGCGCTGGCGCAAGCGCCCACGGCTTGA
- the tsaE gene encoding tRNA (adenosine(37)-N6)-threonylcarbamoyltransferase complex ATPase subunit type 1 TsaE, translating to MTHVTIVASPASPQAKPPVAVGDFIWTDEAACAAMAADLAHALKPSLLAGDSAYIELHGTLGAGKTTFTRHLLRALGVQGRIKSPSYAVVEPHDVPGMAIHHFDFYRFNDPQEWEDAGFRDLFAAPGLKLAEWPEKAAGLLPRADLQIHIQPQPQTDQGEQRTVRIEAFSPAGQQALMALQVSEALNAKPAVEPAGVQAHG from the coding sequence ATGACGCATGTGACGATCGTAGCAAGCCCTGCCAGCCCGCAGGCCAAACCGCCTGTCGCGGTGGGCGACTTCATCTGGACCGATGAAGCCGCATGCGCAGCCATGGCCGCAGACCTGGCCCACGCCTTGAAACCGAGCCTGCTGGCCGGTGATTCAGCCTATATCGAACTGCATGGCACGCTGGGTGCCGGCAAAACCACGTTCACCCGCCACCTGTTGCGCGCCCTGGGGGTGCAAGGGCGCATCAAGAGCCCCAGTTATGCCGTGGTCGAGCCGCACGATGTACCCGGCATGGCCATCCACCATTTCGATTTCTACCGTTTCAATGACCCGCAGGAGTGGGAAGACGCCGGTTTTCGTGATCTGTTCGCCGCCCCTGGCCTGAAACTCGCCGAGTGGCCCGAAAAGGCCGCCGGCCTGCTGCCGCGCGCGGACTTGCAAATCCATATCCAGCCACAACCTCAGACCGATCAGGGCGAGCAACGCACGGTTCGCATCGAGGCATTCAGCCCTGCCGGGCAGCAAGCCTTGATGGCCTTGCAGGTGTCTGAGGCCTTGAACGCCAAGCCGGCTGTAGAACCAGCGGGGGTGCAAGCCCATGGATAA
- a CDS encoding N-acetylmuramoyl-L-alanine amidase, which yields MDKAHQAHRRSLLKQALGGTLIMVLGPKELAFGAQLLAVRVWPAADYTRVTLESDIPLNATFFSVANPTRLVIDIEGLEISPQLREIVSKVRADDPYIAGVRVGQNRPKVARLVLDLKQAIKPQVFGLPPVAAYQHRLVFDLYPTQAADPKLALQQAPAASPQPSAAASGASAAASNAPTNGNGNATASTGSSPGAYMSAPGAPGNAARPALPNAQSDQAADAMNDALGDFIGGLKRPPQGGDKAVAKATPARPGDKIAADKPTDKTADKLADKGPDKPADEPPMGNAKAGAQRLVIVALDAGHGGEDPGAIGPSGLFEKDVVLKVAHKLRALINAQPGMRAMLTRESDYFVPLHERVVKARRVQADLFVSIHADAFMNPQARGASVFALSETGASSAAARWMAKRENASDQVGGVNIKNKDATVMRALLDMSTTAQIKDSIKLGNAVLGHLGKIGRLHRGKVEQAGFAVLKAPDIPSILVETGFISNPEEESKLQDDDYQSDLADALLQGIQRYFAKNPPLARNRAL from the coding sequence ATGGATAAAGCACATCAAGCACATCGCCGCAGCCTGCTCAAGCAGGCGCTGGGCGGCACCCTGATCATGGTGCTGGGCCCCAAGGAGCTCGCCTTTGGCGCGCAGCTGCTGGCCGTGCGCGTCTGGCCTGCGGCCGACTACACCCGCGTCACGCTGGAGTCGGACATCCCGCTCAACGCCACCTTCTTCTCGGTGGCCAACCCCACCCGCCTGGTCATCGACATCGAAGGGCTGGAGATCAGCCCCCAGCTGCGCGAGATCGTCAGCAAGGTGCGCGCGGACGACCCCTACATCGCCGGCGTGCGGGTGGGCCAGAACCGCCCCAAGGTGGCCCGACTGGTGCTGGACCTCAAGCAGGCCATCAAGCCGCAGGTGTTCGGCCTGCCGCCTGTCGCGGCCTACCAGCACAGGCTGGTTTTTGACCTGTACCCCACCCAGGCAGCGGACCCCAAGCTGGCCTTGCAACAAGCCCCCGCAGCCTCGCCCCAGCCATCCGCTGCGGCCAGTGGCGCCAGTGCGGCGGCCAGCAATGCGCCCACCAATGGCAATGGCAATGCCACCGCCTCGACGGGCAGCAGCCCCGGCGCCTACATGTCGGCACCCGGCGCGCCGGGCAACGCGGCGCGCCCCGCCCTGCCCAATGCCCAGTCCGATCAGGCGGCAGACGCCATGAACGACGCGCTGGGCGACTTCATTGGCGGCCTCAAGCGCCCGCCACAGGGCGGTGACAAGGCCGTGGCCAAGGCCACGCCCGCGCGCCCCGGCGACAAGATCGCGGCTGACAAGCCCACGGACAAAACAGCCGACAAGCTGGCCGACAAAGGCCCGGACAAACCTGCTGACGAGCCCCCAATGGGCAACGCCAAAGCCGGCGCCCAGCGCCTGGTGATCGTCGCGCTGGACGCAGGCCATGGCGGCGAAGACCCGGGCGCCATCGGCCCCAGTGGCCTGTTCGAAAAAGACGTGGTGCTGAAGGTGGCGCACAAGCTGCGCGCCCTGATCAATGCCCAGCCGGGCATGCGCGCCATGCTCACGCGCGAATCAGACTACTTTGTGCCGCTGCACGAACGCGTGGTCAAGGCGCGCCGTGTGCAGGCCGACCTGTTCGTGTCCATCCATGCCGATGCCTTCATGAACCCGCAGGCGCGGGGCGCATCGGTGTTCGCATTGTCTGAAACCGGTGCTTCCAGTGCCGCCGCGCGCTGGATGGCCAAGCGCGAAAACGCATCCGATCAGGTCGGTGGCGTCAACATCAAGAACAAGGACGCCACGGTGATGCGCGCCCTGCTGGACATGTCCACCACGGCCCAGATCAAGGACAGCATCAAGCTGGGCAATGCCGTGCTGGGCCACCTGGGCAAGATCGGCAGGCTGCACCGGGGCAAGGTCGAACAGGCGGGTTTTGCCGTGCTCAAGGCGCCGGACATCCCCTCCATCCTGGTGGAAACGGGCTTCATCTCGAACCCCGAAGAAGAATCCAAGCTGCAAGACGACGACTACCAGAGCGACTTGGCCGATGCGCTGCTGCAAGGCATCCAGCGCTACTTCGCCAAGAACCCGCCACTGGCGCGCAACCGCGCCCTGTGA
- a CDS encoding VTT domain-containing protein, which produces MDIAHFLIDFILHVDKHLMMFVQDFGPWVYALLFLIIFVETGVVVMPFLPGDSLLFVVGTLCGLGMMSLPLSIGLLTVAAIAGNQSNYAIGRKLGPKVFQWEQSRFFNKKAFEQAHAFYEQYGGITIVIARFMPFLRTFAPFVAGVSAMSRGKFTMYDVSGGTLWVAGVTLAGYFFGNIPFVKTHLDKIIWAMILVPGALAIFGAWRAGRKAAATAA; this is translated from the coding sequence ATGGACATCGCACACTTTCTGATTGATTTCATCCTGCACGTCGACAAGCACCTGATGATGTTTGTCCAGGATTTCGGGCCCTGGGTCTATGCCCTGCTGTTCCTGATCATCTTTGTGGAAACCGGTGTGGTGGTCATGCCCTTCCTGCCGGGTGATTCGCTGCTGTTCGTGGTGGGCACGCTGTGCGGCCTGGGCATGATGAGTCTGCCCCTGTCCATCGGCCTGCTCACGGTGGCGGCCATCGCGGGCAACCAGAGCAATTACGCCATCGGGCGCAAGCTGGGGCCCAAGGTCTTCCAGTGGGAGCAGTCCCGCTTCTTCAACAAGAAGGCGTTCGAGCAGGCTCATGCTTTCTACGAGCAGTACGGTGGCATCACCATCGTGATCGCACGCTTCATGCCCTTCTTGCGCACGTTTGCGCCTTTCGTGGCGGGCGTGTCGGCCATGAGCCGCGGCAAGTTCACGATGTATGACGTGAGCGGCGGCACGTTGTGGGTGGCCGGTGTCACGCTGGCGGGCTACTTCTTCGGCAACATCCCCTTTGTGAAGACGCACCTGGACAAGATCATCTGGGCGATGATCCTGGTGCCGGGTGCGCTGGCCATCTTCGGTGCCTGGCGCGCTGGCCGCAAGGCGGCTGCGACGGCCGCTTGA